The genome window ATAGAAACATCAAGGGCGGATACGGGTTCATCGGCAATAATAAATTCAGGTTCTACTGCCAGTGCCCTTGCTATACCTATCCGTTGCCTTTGTCCTCCACTAAATTGATGTGGATATCTGTTTGCTTGCTCAGGTCTCAATCCAACCTTCATTAATATTTCAATACATTTCTCAAATGCCTCTTCTTTTGTAGAAGCTATTTTATGAAATAGCATAGGTTCCATGATTATATCCTTGACTTTTTGTCTAGGATTTAACGATGCATATGGATCTTGAAATATCATTTGAATTTCTTTTCTAAGGGGCAGCATTTCCTTTGAACTTAATTTTGTTATATCCCTTCCTTTATAAATAATACTACCACCCTTTGGCTCAAGGAGCTTTATGATTGTTCTAGCAGTTGTGGATTTACCACAGCCGCTTTCACCAACCAAACTAAAAACCTCTCCCTTATCTATGTGAAAGCTTACACCATTAACTGCACTAACAACCTTATTTTCTATTTTGATTTTACCATCTTTCACCTTAAGCTTATCTAAAAAATCAGATGTCAAATTAAAGCTTTGAGCCAAATCCTTAACTTCTATTAGTTTACTCAAATTTATGTCCCCCCTTCAAAGGGAAATGACAGGCAGTATAATGTCCTTCCCTCATAATAGCTTTTACGGGTTCTTCATTTAAGCACTTCTCCTGACAATATTTACAACGGGGAGCAAATTTACATCCCTTGGGCAAATCAAACATATTGGGCACCATTCCCGGAATTTGCTCAAGTCTATGGGAATCCTTGCTCAATTTTGGTATTGAATTCAACAGGCCCTTTGTATAGGGATGAGCAGTATTATTTATTATATCCCTAGTACTTCCTTCCTCAACTATTTTTCCGCAATACATAACCACAATCTTATCCGCGGTTTCTGAAACTACGGCCAAATCATGGGTTATAAGTATTAGGGAAGCATCATTATTTTCTACCAACTCCTTCATTAGCTTTAATATCTGTGATTGGATAGTAACATCTAAAGCAGTGGTAGGTTCATCTGCAATTATTAGTGTGGGATTTGCGGCAAGAGCTATGGCTATGATAACTCTTTGTCTCATTCCTCCACTAAACTCATGGGGATAGGCCTTTAATCTATGCTCCGGATTTGGAATTCCCACTGATTTTAATAGTTCAATACACCTTTCTTTTCTTTGACTTTCATTAAGATTGCCATGTAATATTAGCATTTCTTCAATTTGCTGCTGAATAGTATATAATGGATTTAATGATGTCATTGGGTCTTGAAATATCATTGATATCTCTTTTCCTCTAACCTTCATCATTTCTTTTTCAGATTTTTTAGCTAAATCTTCTCCTTTAAACATTACCTTTTCTGCCTCTACAACACCGGGTTCTTCAACTAGCTTTAGAATAGAAAAACTGGTAACTGATTTTCCACTGCCCGACTCTCCTACTATACCTAAAACTTCCCCTTTGTCTAAGGAGAAACTAATTCCATCAACGGCTTTAACTACTCCTTTAAAAGTATGAAAATATGTCTTCAATCCCTTAACCTCTAAAAGTTTATTGCCCATGCTTTCACCTCTAAACTATTTTAACTTAGGATTTAACTCATCTCTTAAAAAGTCTCCAAGTAAATTTATTCCAAAAACTAACAGCATAATATAAAATCCTGGGAAAACTGAAACCCACCATAGTCCACTAAACAGTACGTCAAATCCATTTTTCACTAGAAGACCCAATGAAGGCTCTGTTATAGGTACTCCAACGCCTAAAAAGCTTAAAGTAGCCTCAGTCAGAATAAAGTCTCCAACTTTAATAGTTGAAATTACTATAACAGATGTAAAAACATTTGGTAATACGTGTCTAGGAATTATTTTTCTATCGGGAAGCCCTATTACCCTCGTGGCCTCAATAAATTCCTTTTTCTTTACCGATAGGGTTTCCCCTCTAACCGTTCTAGCAAAAATAACCCATCCAACTAATGTCAGCGCAAATAGTAGTTTATCCACCCCACGTCCAAAGGCTGACATAATAAATAGGGCAATGAGCATAGAAGGAAAGGATAGCTGAATATCTGCAATTCTCATGATAAAGGAATCTATTTTACCACCATAATATCCCGCCAATAATCCCAATGTAGTTCCAATAAAACAAGATAATATGGTAACAGTCAATCCAATGAATAGGGATATTCTACTTCCATATATTATCCCACTCACGATATCCCTGCCCTGATCGTCTGTTCCAAGTATAAATCTTGAATCTCCTCCCTCCTGCCAAACAGGAGGCTTATAAGCATCAGCCAAGTCTATTTCCGTTAAGTCATATGGATTCTGGGGAGCAAATGCAGGTCCAAATATAGCCAAAAATAATGCTATAAATATGATAATAGAGCCAATTATTGCAGGCACATTTCTTTTATAATTATAAAAAAACTCCGAAGATGTGACTCTATGTAGTTTCTCCTTAATACCAATTTTTTGTCCTACCTTAGGTTCCTGTGATTTTGTAGACGTTGTCATTTGATCACCTCAATTCAATTCTAGGATCAATCATTGTATAGATAATATCCACTACAAAGTTTATAACTACAAATATTAATGCCACGAACATAAGATATGCTACTATTACAGGTCTATCCGACATATATATTGAATCTATTAGTAGCTTTCCCATGCCAGGCCAAGCGAAAATCGTTTCTGTTATAGTTGTAAAGGCTATTAATTTTCCTATTCTGACACCGAAAACTGTAACTACAGGTATCAAAGCATTTTTAAGTGCATGTCCAAATAGCACCTTTCTAGAGGAAACACCCTTTGATCTAGCGAACTTTACATAATCCTGTCTCATATTTTCCTGCATGCCGGCCCTTGTAAGTCTAAGCATCATGGCGATATTTCCCAATGAAAGGGTAAAAGCAGGAAGTATAATATGTCTCCATCCACTAGCTGAGAATATACTTAATCTCATTCCTAAGATTTCAATGGCTTCTCCTCTACCTGAAGCAGGCAGCCATCCTAAAATTACTGAGAAAATATATATCATCATCATTCCCACCCAAAAGGATGGTAATGAAATACCCAATATTGATCCAGCCATTATCACTCTGCTACTATGCCTTTTAGGATAAGCTCCTGCATAGACCCCTAAGGGTATGGCAAGAACAATTGTCATAAGCACCGCTGTAATAACTATCTCCAGAGTTGCGGGAATCCTTTCTATAATCAAACCTAATGCAGGACGACTAAACATGTATGATTTCCCAAAGTTACCACTTGATATATCCTTAAGAAATATCCAATATTGAATATGGATAGGTTTATCTAGCCCAAGGCGTTCTATGGCTACTTGGATTTCCGCCTCTGAAGCATCCTCCGGCAGCAGCATAGATATTGGATCCCCGATATAATTAGTGAGTATAAATACAACCAATGAAACAACAAATAACACTAAAATCATCTGCATAAATCTTTTGACAAAGTATTTAATCAAATATCTCACCTCAATTCAATAAAGCATACGTTATATTTGTATCTAAGCTAGTTGTATGAATAAGAGGAAGTTAGAATAACTTCCCCTAGCAGCATACTAATCTACTATATCCATATCCCAAGTAAAAATATATTTATTTGGTCTTGGCTTATAGCTTATATTCTTTTTCTTTGCAAATAAATCTTTTTGGAAATGAAGTGGAATATATGCTACATCATCTGCAGCTACTTTAGCAGCCTGTGCAACTATCTTCGCCCTTTCTTCCTTATCGGCGGTCTGATATGCTTTATCTATTAATTCATTAAACTTAGGGTTGTTATAGTATCCTCTGTTGACATTACCATAACCTTCCTTTTCACCATAAGTATATAGTAAGTCCTTTAATAAAATGGCTCCTTCTCCGCCACTGTCAGCCCATCCAGTCATGCAGAAGCTGGTTTTATCCTCCCTTGTTGTTATATGCTTGAAGAATAGGGATTTAGGCATAAGATTTAGCTCAAGCTTTATTCCTACTTTTTGCAAGTAACTTGCAACTGATTGGGCTATCTGCTCATCGTTTACATACCTATTGTTTGGTGCATCGAGGGTAATAGTGAATCCCTCTGGATAACCCGCATCTGCTAAAAGCTGCTTAGCCTTTTCTGGATCGTATTCCAATCTCTTGATATCTGAATTGTGTCCAAGGAAAACATCGGGTATATATGATGCCGCAGGATATGCTTGTCCATTCATAACATTCTTTACAATTGTATCCTCATCTATAGCATGATAAATTGCTTGTCTAACCCTTATATCCTTTAATGGATTTGGTTTTTCAACCGTTGGAGAATCATCTCTCCACCCGTCAAAATTAAGATATATTACCCTTAAACTCGGTTGCTCTAAAACATCTATATCAGAATTAGACTTTAATCTATCCACATCCCTTACTGCTATATCTACAGTAAAATCAACCTCACCACTTAACATAGTAGCTGTTCTTGTGGCCTCATTCGAGATAGGTCTAAATCTTACCTTTTGTATAGAAGGTTTTTCTCCCCAGTAATCTTCATTTAAAGCTAAATCTAAATGATCCTCCTTAACATGCTCAACAAACTTGTATCTACCAGTACCAACTGGGTTTAAAGCAATTTCTTCATCTGACATACCTTCAGTATATTCTTTATCTATAATCATCACATTTTTCAGGTCTGATAATAATAGTGAATACGGGAAAGGCGTAACTAATTCAAGTGTATAGTCATTAACTTTATTCATACTAGCAACATTAGCCATATAACTCTTATTTGATGAAATCTCATTATTTTTTGCTCTATCATAAGAATATATAACATCATCGGCTGTAAAGTCATTTCCATTATGGAACTTTACGCCCTCTCTTAGCTTAAATACCCAAGTAACTCCATCTTCTTTTATCTCCCAGCTTTCCGCTAGTCCCGGAGTAGATTGCAGGTCATGATCATAGGAAATCAAAGTATCAAAGATATGTAGATTAATTGCACTTGTAACGGTTTCATCATAATCATGTGGATCCATTGATAATGCATCTGAAGCTAAGGCTATAGTGATTTCTTTTTCCTTTTTCTCCTCACTATTACTTTGCTCCTGTTTTGCTGGTTTGTCTGTTGTAGCTTCATTGGAAGTCCCACAACCTGCGAATAGTGACACTACCATTAAAGAAATCAACAATAAGGCTATTACTTTTTTTGTCATTATATTTCCCCCTTTAAATAAACTGTTTATATTTAGCTCTTTATGCTAGAAAGTTTTTTTATCTATATATTTGTCACTAGCATATTGAGATTAAATATTGATACCTTTACTCATAGACAATCATTGAACCGTCTTCAAACTTATCTTGAAATTCCTTTAACTGCTCTATACTATCTAGTATGTCTTGTTTTGACTCTATGGCCAGTGCTGTTAGTAATATATTTGAGATACTAATTAGGCCAGTGATAGTATTAAAAAACAATACAGAATTAGTTGCACATGTAAAAACTACATTTGCATACTTAGAAACCGGTGCCTTCATTGAATCTGTTAAAGCTATTACACTATGGCCCTTTTCCTTCAAATATTCTGTAAAGTTTAATACAAGCTTTGAATAGGTTGGTAGTGTTACAACTATAAAAACACTATTTTCAAGTCTCTTTGACATTTCTAGGCCAACTAAATGGAAGGGAGTAACATTAAATATTTCTGCACTTATGCCAAGATACTTTAATCTCAACAGCAAGAAATTTGTTACCCCAGCGGATATTCCCGATCCAACCAAATAAACTTTAGATGCTTCCTTTATTAATTTTATGGATTGCTTTATATCCTTTACATCAATACTTTTTATTGTATCTTCTACGCATTGCATTTCAGAGTTAATAATATCTGCTAAGTTACTATCTATACTTTCTATATTGCTTAATGCATTTGTCAATTTTTCCGGTGGAGAGGTTTTATATTTAATATAATCTTGAAATTCACTTTTGAGTTCTATAAAACTATTACAGTCTAATTTTTTTGCAAAGTTCAGTATAGTTACTTCTGCAGCTTTAACTTCTTCGCTTAAATTTTTTAAAGTCATAAACCCAACTCTGTTAGAATTACAGAGCAGATAATCTGCTATTTTTCTTTGAGTTTTACTGAACCTAGTATATTGACTCCTTATCCTTTCAATAATATCCATATTGACAAAACCACCCATTTGAATTTTTGAAATTTATAGACAATTCCGATATTAAGATTATACATTACTTAGTTTTTAATGTAAATAATATAATTTTTTTTATATGTTAAAGTGTTTACTTTATTTTTTAATGGAAAAAGTTTTTTGAGATAGTTTTTCTGTATAAACAAAAAATATTGCATACAAAAAACCCTTGATCCTTAACAATCAGAATCAAGGGTTTAGTTATCTATTGAGAAAATTGCATAATCACCTTTTATGAAAGCTATCCACTATATATACTTTAAGCATTATATCTCTTCAACACATATTTCCCCATAATTTGTCCTACCCATACTGTATTTACTAAAACCAAACATACCATAATCAAAATATGTATCTTCATCTATATACTCTAGTACTTTTTCCCCATCTATTAAAAAATCAATCCTATTCTTTTCTACTATTACTTCAAACTTATAATTTTTATTGTATTGCCAATTATAATCTAAACTGATAAGTCTTTTAAGTCCATGGTCATTTTTTATCAATGATACTTTGCTTTCTCCATCAAATCCAACATGATACCCCATCATAGCACCCTTTACACGAAAAGCTAAGTTATGGCTATAACCAAACTGAGGGTTGATATTTGCCGTGATATGAATATCCTTTGCATAATAATTGCCCGTATAAGCCTCAGCAGAATCTAGACACATTCCATGCATTACTCCATCCTCTATTGTCCATGAACCATTATTATGGGCAAATGGAGTGACGCATCCAAACTCTATACTCTCATTTTTAAAATCTATGGTGTATTTTGCCTTTCCTTCTACTTTAAACTCGTCTATAATAATTCTTCCTAAATGCTTATTTTTTTGTCTGGTAAAGCTCTCAATTATTATACCTACCTCATCAATTGAATGTCCACCTGTATCCGGCACCTCAAACTCTACATGATGCCACTTCCCATTTTCAAGCATTTGATATCCTGCTTTTATGTCTTTTTTTGTAACAGTATCACGTACATATGTTGAAATCCCTATATCATCACCATTCCACTTATCTAGATACACCTTCATGCTTACTTTTTGTCCAGGGTAAACTAAGGGTGAAAAAGCTGGACTATATCTTTCATCATCAAAATCATCTCGTCTATAATATGGCTTGTAATATATCTTGCCTGATTTACCTCTATAGGGTCTATCAAGCAACACTTGAAGGGCACCTTGACCACTATATACTATTTCATTTGTATGGGATATAGGAAATAGATTTTCGTTTGAGGATCTAAATCCATGGGTTGCCCCTGGTAGGTTGAAATCAAAATATAAGTTTTCTTGATTATTGCTAATGATGCTAGTAGGAGGTTCCTCTTTAGCCAATCTATAGCCTAGTATAGCCAGCTCCTTCGAAAATGTTGGTACATCAATAATATTCAAATATCCAGAAATACTGGATGCTACAACCATATCGTTTATAGGCCTTCGATAATTATCTTTAATTCCCTCTATTCCCCTGGCCACACCAATAATTGTTCCAACATTTCCTGCATTACAATCCGTATCCCAACCACACATAGTAGCTATTTCTACTGTTCTTGAAACATCGCCTTGACCATATAACAATGATAGTATGCAAACCCCAGCATTTGGTATCATATGACACACTCCCGGATAACGGTCATATCCCCAATTCTCTTTAAGATAATCTCTACATTTTCTAAAATCATCGGGATTATTCTTATAGAAATCTATAACAGCTCCTGTGACCCTAGCATATTCACAGTCAAGGGGTATAGTCGATAATCCAGCATCAATAATCTCCATCACATTTTCTGTTCCAAAGGCCTTAGATATACATGCCGCCATAAATCTTGCTCCATAAATACCGTTTTTGTCATGGGATACACTGGCAGCTATGCCAGCATAATCTGCAGCTTTTTCAATATTTAATGGCA of Maledivibacter sp. contains these proteins:
- a CDS encoding ABC transporter permease, translating into MTTSTKSQEPKVGQKIGIKEKLHRVTSSEFFYNYKRNVPAIIGSIIIFIALFLAIFGPAFAPQNPYDLTEIDLADAYKPPVWQEGGDSRFILGTDDQGRDIVSGIIYGSRISLFIGLTVTILSCFIGTTLGLLAGYYGGKIDSFIMRIADIQLSFPSMLIALFIMSAFGRGVDKLLFALTLVGWVIFARTVRGETLSVKKKEFIEATRVIGLPDRKIIPRHVLPNVFTSVIVISTIKVGDFILTEATLSFLGVGVPITEPSLGLLVKNGFDVLFSGLWWVSVFPGFYIMLLVFGINLLGDFLRDELNPKLK
- a CDS encoding ADP-ribosylglycohydrolase family protein — encoded protein: MGVLPKNYLEKVYSGLLGKIIGVRLGAPVEPTIWTYEKIESTYGDITSYVKNYKNFAADDDINGPIFFIRALIDYASDRELEPQDVGKAWLNYSRENKGMFWWGGYGVSTENTAYLNLKNGIEAPKSGSIDVNGIVLAEQIGGQIFIDSWGLVLPLNIEKAADYAGIAASVSHDKNGIYGARFMAACISKAFGTENVMEIIDAGLSTIPLDCEYARVTGAVIDFYKNNPDDFRKCRDYLKENWGYDRYPGVCHMIPNAGVCILSLLYGQGDVSRTVEIATMCGWDTDCNAGNVGTIIGVARGIEGIKDNYRRPINDMVVASSISGYLNIIDVPTFSKELAILGYRLAKEEPPTSIISNNQENLYFDFNLPGATHGFRSSNENLFPISHTNEIVYSGQGALQVLLDRPYRGKSGKIYYKPYYRRDDFDDERYSPAFSPLVYPGQKVSMKVYLDKWNGDDIGISTYVRDTVTKKDIKAGYQMLENGKWHHVEFEVPDTGGHSIDEVGIIIESFTRQKNKHLGRIIIDEFKVEGKAKYTIDFKNESIEFGCVTPFAHNNGSWTIEDGVMHGMCLDSAEAYTGNYYAKDIHITANINPQFGYSHNLAFRVKGAMMGYHVGFDGESKVSLIKNDHGLKRLISLDYNWQYNKNYKFEVIVEKNRIDFLIDGEKVLEYIDEDTYFDYGMFGFSKYSMGRTNYGEICVEEI
- a CDS encoding ABC transporter substrate-binding protein → MTKKVIALLLISLMVVSLFAGCGTSNEATTDKPAKQEQSNSEEKKEKEITIALASDALSMDPHDYDETVTSAINLHIFDTLISYDHDLQSTPGLAESWEIKEDGVTWVFKLREGVKFHNGNDFTADDVIYSYDRAKNNEISSNKSYMANVASMNKVNDYTLELVTPFPYSLLLSDLKNVMIIDKEYTEGMSDEEIALNPVGTGRYKFVEHVKEDHLDLALNEDYWGEKPSIQKVRFRPISNEATRTATMLSGEVDFTVDIAVRDVDRLKSNSDIDVLEQPSLRVIYLNFDGWRDDSPTVEKPNPLKDIRVRQAIYHAIDEDTIVKNVMNGQAYPAASYIPDVFLGHNSDIKRLEYDPEKAKQLLADAGYPEGFTITLDAPNNRYVNDEQIAQSVASYLQKVGIKLELNLMPKSLFFKHITTREDKTSFCMTGWADSGGEGAILLKDLLYTYGEKEGYGNVNRGYYNNPKFNELIDKAYQTADKEERAKIVAQAAKVAADDVAYIPLHFQKDLFAKKKNISYKPRPNKYIFTWDMDIVD
- a CDS encoding ABC transporter permease, which translates into the protein MIKYFVKRFMQMILVLFVVSLVVFILTNYIGDPISMLLPEDASEAEIQVAIERLGLDKPIHIQYWIFLKDISSGNFGKSYMFSRPALGLIIERIPATLEIVITAVLMTIVLAIPLGVYAGAYPKRHSSRVIMAGSILGISLPSFWVGMMMIYIFSVILGWLPASGRGEAIEILGMRLSIFSASGWRHIILPAFTLSLGNIAMMLRLTRAGMQENMRQDYVKFARSKGVSSRKVLFGHALKNALIPVVTVFGVRIGKLIAFTTITETIFAWPGMGKLLIDSIYMSDRPVIVAYLMFVALIFVVINFVVDIIYTMIDPRIELR
- a CDS encoding MurR/RpiR family transcriptional regulator; amino-acid sequence: MDIIERIRSQYTRFSKTQRKIADYLLCNSNRVGFMTLKNLSEEVKAAEVTILNFAKKLDCNSFIELKSEFQDYIKYKTSPPEKLTNALSNIESIDSNLADIINSEMQCVEDTIKSIDVKDIKQSIKLIKEASKVYLVGSGISAGVTNFLLLRLKYLGISAEIFNVTPFHLVGLEMSKRLENSVFIVVTLPTYSKLVLNFTEYLKEKGHSVIALTDSMKAPVSKYANVVFTCATNSVLFFNTITGLISISNILLTALAIESKQDILDSIEQLKEFQDKFEDGSMIVYE
- a CDS encoding ABC transporter ATP-binding protein, translating into MGNKLLEVKGLKTYFHTFKGVVKAVDGISFSLDKGEVLGIVGESGSGKSVTSFSILKLVEEPGVVEAEKVMFKGEDLAKKSEKEMMKVRGKEISMIFQDPMTSLNPLYTIQQQIEEMLILHGNLNESQRKERCIELLKSVGIPNPEHRLKAYPHEFSGGMRQRVIIAIALAANPTLIIADEPTTALDVTIQSQILKLMKELVENNDASLILITHDLAVVSETADKIVVMYCGKIVEEGSTRDIINNTAHPYTKGLLNSIPKLSKDSHRLEQIPGMVPNMFDLPKGCKFAPRCKYCQEKCLNEEPVKAIMREGHYTACHFPLKGGHKFE
- a CDS encoding dipeptide ABC transporter ATP-binding protein yields the protein MSKLIEVKDLAQSFNLTSDFLDKLKVKDGKIKIENKVVSAVNGVSFHIDKGEVFSLVGESGCGKSTTARTIIKLLEPKGGSIIYKGRDITKLSSKEMLPLRKEIQMIFQDPYASLNPRQKVKDIIMEPMLFHKIASTKEEAFEKCIEILMKVGLRPEQANRYPHQFSGGQRQRIGIARALAVEPEFIIADEPVSALDVSIQAQILNLLMDLKDEYGFSYLFIAHDLSVVRHISDRLGVMYLGCIVEKGTKEQIFSNPVHPYTKALFSAVPTIDEDSITESLELRGEIPSPINLPSGCYFHERCPFAKDICKKIRPELKEIEKGHEAACHIL